The following proteins are co-located in the Tripterygium wilfordii isolate XIE 37 chromosome 2, ASM1340144v1, whole genome shotgun sequence genome:
- the LOC119980961 gene encoding E3 ubiquitin-protein ligase AIRP2-like isoform X1 — protein MGKSSFKDSLKALEADIQHANTLALGYTREKDGARLQMRLSYSPAANIFLFLVQWTDCHLAGALGLLRILIYMSYADGKTTMSIYEKKASIKEFYGVIFPSLLQLQRGITDVEERKQKRICRMRYRKNDEKDRGKLSDIDMEREEECGICMEMNSMVVLPNCIHSLCLECYQDWHGRSESCPFCRDSLEKVNSGDLWIYTSKSEIRDLSSILREDQRRLFMYIDKLPLILPDPVLISYNSHVR, from the exons ATGGGAAAGTCTTCTTTCAAGGATTCTCTCAAAGCGCTCGAAGCCGATATCCAGCATGCCAACACACT AGCTTTGGGATATACTAGGGAGAAGGATGGAGCACGCCTGCAGATGAGGCTATCTTACAGTCCAGCAGccaacatttttctttttcttgttcagTGGACTGATTGCCACCTTGCTGGCGCCCTTGGCCTGCTTAGGATTCTTATTTATATG TCGTATGCTGATGGCAAGACCACCATGTCCATCTATGAGAAGAAAGCAAGCATTAAAGAATTTTATG GGGTTATATTTCCTTCATTGTTGCAACTTCAAAGAGGCATTACAGATGTGGAGGAAAGGAAACAGAAAAGGATATGTAGGATGAGGTACCGCAAAAATGATGAGAAGGACAGGGGTAAACTCTCTGACATTGACATGGAAAGAGAAGAGGAATGTGGGATTTGCATGGAGATGAACAGCATGGTTGTGTTACCTAATTGCATCCATTCATTGTGCCTGGAGTGCTATCAAGATTG GCATGGAAGGTCCGAGTCATGTCCGTTCTGTCGGGATAGTCTCGAGAAGGTCAACTCAGGTGACCTTTGGATTTATACAAGTAAGTCTGAGATCCGTGATTTATCCTCGATTTTGAGAGAAGATCAAAGGAGGCTGTTTATGTACATTGATAAGTTGCCTCTCATTCTTCCAGATCCTGTATTGATTTCCTATAATAGTCATGTTAGGTGA
- the LOC120010536 gene encoding uncharacterized protein LOC120010536 gives MDSEQVSKTRVSRGMEGPGFTSVFLSTYKSKFSTSSNFVRFFTPLSSEDINSKIQSKNRKIWFMYMYVLPVNSHHRWILPWTTRVTMSKPLNLSKTATNHHLRKREKEKKGNGEDDAEECDVEAWDALSSSFRQVQTVLDHNRKLIQQVNENHQSKIAENLAKNVDLIREINGNISKVISIYSDLSVDFTNIVQKRSGVKDGKDDSAET, from the exons atggATTCAG AGCAGGTTTCTAAAACACGTGTCAGTCGGGGCATGGAAGG GCCTGGATTTACATCAGTATTCCTTTCGACCTACAAATCAAAGTTCTCCACGTCATCAAATTTTGTCCGTTTCTTCACTCCTCTGTCATCAGAAGATATAAATTCCAAAATTCAGTCAAAAAATCGAAAAATTTGGTTCATGTATATGTACGTCTTACCTGTGAATTCTCATCACCGGTGGATTCTACCATGGACGACACGCGTCACAATGTCAAAACCACTGAACCTGTCCAAAACCGCGACGAACCACCACCTCCGCAAGcgggagaaggagaagaaaggaaacGGAGAAGACGACGCCGAGGAGTGTGACGTGGAGGCATGGGACGCGCTGAGTAGCAGCTTCCGGCAGGTGCAGACCGTGCTAGATCATAATAGGAAGCTGATTCAGCAAGTGAACGAGAACCACCAGTCCAAGATCGCGGAAAATCTCGCCAAGAACGTTGACCTCATACGAGAGATCAACGGGAATATCTCGAAGGTGATCTCGATTTACTCTGATTTATCGGTCGATTTCACTAATATCGTGCAGAAACGGAGTGGTGTCAAGGATGGAAAAGACGACAGCGCTGAGACCTAA
- the LOC120008790 gene encoding peptidyl-prolyl cis-trans isomerase CYP19-4-like, which translates to MVRSLPVAILWTLFLFGTLTLIQAKKKEDLKEITHKVYFDVEIAGKPAGRVVMGLFGKTVPKTAENFRALCTGEKGTGKSGKPLHFKGSAFHRIIPSFMIQGGDFTLGDGRGGESIYGEKFADENFKLKHTGPGFLSMANAGRDTNGSQFFITTVTTSWLDGKHVVFGKVLSGMDVVYKIEAEGKQNGQPKSKVVIADSGELPL; encoded by the exons ATGGTGAGATCGTTGCCGGTTGCAATACTGTGGACTCTATTCCTGTTCGGAACCCTAACTCTCATTCAG gcaaaaaagaaggaagatttGAAAGAGATTACTCATAAAGTTTACTTTGATGTCGAGATTGCTGGGAAACCTGCAG GCCGTGTTGTCATGGGTCTTTTCGGAAAGACTGTTCCTAAAACGGCAG AAAACTTCCGGGCATTGTGCACTG GAGAGAAAGGTACCGGGAAGAGTGGAAAGCCTCTTCATTTCAAGGGGAGCGCGTTCCATAGAATTATTCCCAGCTTCATGATCCAAGGAGGTGATTTCACTCTTGGTGATGGAAGAGGTGGAGAATCAATATATGGTGAGAAGTTTGCTGATGAGAATTTCAAGCTGAAGCATACTGGACCAG GGTTTCTGTCAATGGCAAATGCTGGTCGTGATACCAATGGTTCACAATTCTTCATAACAACTGTGACAACTAGTTG GTTGGATGGCAAACATGTTGTATTCGGAAAGGTGCTATCTGGAATGGATGTAGTTTACAAGATTGAAGCTGAAGGAAAACAGAATGGCCAACCCAAGAGTAAAGTTGTGATTGCTGATAGTGGCGAACTTCCCCTATAA
- the LOC120010542 gene encoding uncharacterized protein LOC120010542: protein MDDQEANGRRRTRHRGSIPGHRIVQRNHVDGHSRLGNDYFKPDPVYHEGLFRRKFRMSRNLFLHIANAVIANDAYFVQRRNVTGVLGLSALQKITVAVRILAYGSPADSLDEYIQIGESIAIVSLRRFVRGVVIAFGERYLRVPDQNDVQRLLAQNEERGFLDTLGSIDCMH from the coding sequence ATGGATGATCAAGAAGCAAATGGGAGGAGACGAACTCGCCACCGTGGTTCCATTCCAGGCCATAGAATTGTTCAACGCAATCATGTTGACGGTCACTCCAGATTGGGGAATGACTATTTCAAGCCAGATCCTGTTTACCATGAAGGTCTATTTAGGAGAAAATTTAGAATGAGTAGAAATCTTTTTCTCCATATTGCAAATGCTGTGATAGCGAATGATGCATATTTTGTCCAGAGACGAAATGTAACTGGAGTTCTAGGGCTCTCTGCTCTTCAAAAGATCACTGTAGCGGTTAGGATCCTCGCATATGGGAGTCCAGCAGACTCTTTGGACGAGTATATACAGATCGGTGAGAGTATTGCAATTGTAAGTTTAAGAAGATTTGTTAGAGGAGTTGTTATAGCATTCGGAGAAAGGTACTTGAGGGTGCCCGATCAAAACGATGTTCAACGTTTATTAGCACAGAATGAAGAACGTGGTTTTCTTGATACGCTTGGAAGTATTGATTGTATGCACTGA
- the LOC119980961 gene encoding E3 ubiquitin-protein ligase AIRP2-like isoform X2, which yields MRERVRALGYTREKDGARLQMRLSYSPAANIFLFLVQWTDCHLAGALGLLRILIYMSYADGKTTMSIYEKKASIKEFYGVIFPSLLQLQRGITDVEERKQKRICRMRYRKNDEKDRGKLSDIDMEREEECGICMEMNSMVVLPNCIHSLCLECYQDWHGRSESCPFCRDSLEKVNSGDLWIYTSKSEIRDLSSILREDQRRLFMYIDKLPLILPDPVLISYNSHVR from the exons ATGCGTGAACGTGTAAG AGCTTTGGGATATACTAGGGAGAAGGATGGAGCACGCCTGCAGATGAGGCTATCTTACAGTCCAGCAGccaacatttttctttttcttgttcagTGGACTGATTGCCACCTTGCTGGCGCCCTTGGCCTGCTTAGGATTCTTATTTATATG TCGTATGCTGATGGCAAGACCACCATGTCCATCTATGAGAAGAAAGCAAGCATTAAAGAATTTTATG GGGTTATATTTCCTTCATTGTTGCAACTTCAAAGAGGCATTACAGATGTGGAGGAAAGGAAACAGAAAAGGATATGTAGGATGAGGTACCGCAAAAATGATGAGAAGGACAGGGGTAAACTCTCTGACATTGACATGGAAAGAGAAGAGGAATGTGGGATTTGCATGGAGATGAACAGCATGGTTGTGTTACCTAATTGCATCCATTCATTGTGCCTGGAGTGCTATCAAGATTG GCATGGAAGGTCCGAGTCATGTCCGTTCTGTCGGGATAGTCTCGAGAAGGTCAACTCAGGTGACCTTTGGATTTATACAAGTAAGTCTGAGATCCGTGATTTATCCTCGATTTTGAGAGAAGATCAAAGGAGGCTGTTTATGTACATTGATAAGTTGCCTCTCATTCTTCCAGATCCTGTATTGATTTCCTATAATAGTCATGTTAGGTGA
- the LOC120014011 gene encoding inositol 3-kinase-like, with amino-acid sequence MVTGRKSPLNPRVLIVGNYCHDVLIRDGDVLAETLGGAASFISNVFDGLSIRCNLISKVGQDFKYQAKVSHGAIVVPSSETTMFHAYFDLGLGGNGREDRVLKRVSACEPITPMDLPDTRFDFGMAVGVGGEILPETLERMLEICRVVFVDIQALIRVFGRDDGAVNLVNLKESGFYPLLPRIGVLKASTEEAVFVDVEEIRKWCCVVVTNGKEGCKVYWSDGELQIAPFLANQRDPTGAGDSFLGGFVAGLVQGLSVPDAALLGNFLGSLTVEQIGLPKFDLRILQRVRDEVQRRKMQCSSYCYERSDGELKFSKPLGHEQFHASLGTAKLPYLQTVQECRCDLPRSPNSVEQSLPNQYTGHPKLLPTPFHEEPVRTIDNEP; translated from the exons ATGGTAACTGGTCGCAAAAGCCCTTTAAATCCGAGAGTTCTCATTGTTGGTAACTACTGCCACGACGTCCTGATACGGGATGGAGATGTACTGGCCGAGACCCTCGGCGGCGCCGCCTCTTTCATTTCCAACGTGTTCGATGGCCTTTCGATTCGTTGTAATTTGATATCGAAGGTTGGGCAGGATTTCAAGTACCAAGCCAAGGTAAGTCATGGGGCAATTGTGGTACCCAGCTCGGAAACGACTATGTTTCACGCGTATTTTGATCTGGGTTTGGGAGGGAATGGAAGAGAAGACCGGGTGCTGAAACGGGTTAGCGCTTGTGAGCCTATTACGCCGATGGATCTCCCCGACACGAGGTTCGATTTCGGGATGGCTGTTGGGGTTGGTGGGGAGATATTGCCTGAGACGCTAGAGAGAATGCTTGAGATCTGTCGCGTGGTTTTTGTTGATATTCAAGCCTTGATTCGGGTTTTTGGCCGCGATGATGGGGCTGTAAATTTGGTGAATTTGAAAGAGAGTGGGTTTTATCCGCTACTTCCGCGAATTGGGGTCCTGAAAGCTTCGACAGAGGAGGCAGTGTTTGTGGACGTCGAAGAGATTAGGAAGTGGTGCTGTGTGGTTGTGACGAACGGGAAGGAGGGTTGTAAGGTGTATTGGAGTGACGGTGAATTGCAGATTGCACCATTTCTAGCAAATCAGCGGGATCCTACGGGTGCAGGGGATAGTTTCCTTGGTGGTTTTGTGGCAGGCCTGGTTCAAGGACTATCGGTTCCTGATGCTGCTTTGCTTGGGAATTTTTTGGGTTCCCTCACTGTTGAGCAGATTGGACTGCCGAAGTTCGACTTAAGGATTTTACAG AGAGTTAGAGATGAGGTACAGAGAAGGAAGATGCAGTGCTCCAGCTATTGCTATGAAAGAAGTGACGGTGAATTGAAGTTCTCAAAGCCTTTAGGACATGAACAATTCCATGCATCTCTTGGTACAGCCAAACTACCATATCTACAGACCGTTCAAGAATGCCGCTGCGATCTGCCACGTTCTCCCAATTCTGTAGAGCAAAGTCTCCCCAACCAATATACTGGGCATCCTAAATTGCTGCCTACCCCTTTCCACGAAGAACCTGTTCGAACAATTGACAATGAACCATGA
- the LOC119980543 gene encoding vacuolar cation/proton exchanger 3-like, whose protein sequence is MDSEDVISNLENGDHPKDQDFKGVVIKSSSLVVKKSSDPMLDSKVRLGMLRQFVANLQEVILGTKLAFLFPAIPLAVAADFYRFGRAWIFAFSLLGLTPLAERVSFLTEQIAYFTGPTVGGLLNATCGNATELIIAMFALHQNKIHVVKYSLLGSILSNLLLVLGTSLLFGGLANLKKEQRFDRKQADVNSLMLLLGLLCHLLPLMFQYAVGPGIITSKYTLEMSRASSIFMLIAYIMYIFFQLKTHRQLFESQEEDEDEEKAVIGFWSAFIWLVGMTIMIAILSEYVVGTIEAASESWGISVSFISIILLPIVGNAAEHAGSIIFAFKNKLDISLGVALGSATQISMFVVPLCVTVAWIMKIEMNLDFGLLETGSLAFTIIVTAFALQDGTSHYMKGMVLFLCYTVIAACFFVHKIPHNQMASTCSLKAESSAGVWAS, encoded by the exons ATGGACTCAGAGGACGTGATAAGTAACTTGGAAAATGGGGATCACCCTAAGGATCAGGACTTCAAGGGAGTAGTAATTAAGAGTAGTAGTCTTGTGGTTAAGAAATCGTCGGATCCGATGCTTGATTCCAAGGTTAGGTTGGGAATGTTGAGGCAATTCGTAGCCAATTTGCAGGAGGTGATCCTTGGTACAAAGCTTGCTTTTCTCTTCCCTGCAATCCCTCTTGCCGTTGCTGCCGACTTTTACCGATTTGGAAGA GCTTGGATTTTCGCTTTTAGCTTACTTGGCCTCACGCCACTCGCGGAACGTGTCAGCTTCCTAACTGA ACAAATTGCTTATTTCACTGGTCCAACAG TTGGAGGGCTCCTTAATGCAACATGTGGAAATGCAACAGAGCTGATTATAGCAATGTTTGCTCTGCACCAGAACAAGATTCATGTTGTCAAGTACTCCCTCCTGGGCTCCATCCTTTCAAATCTCCTCCTTGTTCTTGGGACGTCTCTCCTCTTTGGAGGTCTAGCCAACCTCAAGAAGGAACAAAGATTTGACCGA AAGCAGGCTGATGTGAACTCACTAATGCTCTTACTGGGACTGTTGTGCCATTTGTTGCCTCTGATGTTCCAATATGCAGTGGGGCCCGGAATCATCACCTCCAAATATACCCTTGAGATGTCAAGAGCCAGCAGCATTTTCATGCTTATAGCATATATTATGTACATTTTCTTCCAGCTAAAAACACACAGGCAATTATTTGAATCTCAAGAG gaagatgaagatgaggagaaGGCAGTAATAGGGTTTTGGAGTGCATTCATATGGCTGGTTGGTATGACAATTATGATAGCTATATTATCAGAGTATGTTGTGGGCACAATAGAg GCAGCATCAGAATCTTGGGGGATTTCAGTGAGCTTCATCAGCATCATTTTACTTCCAATAGTTGGAAATGCAGCAGAACATGCTGGGTCCATCATATTTGCTTTCAAGAACAAATTG GATATATCTCTGGGAGTTGCTTTGGGATCTGCAACTCAAATTTCGATGTTTGTG GTTCCTCTGTGTGTGACGGTTGCATGGATAATGAAAATCGAAATGAACCTAGATTTCGGTCTTCTTGAAACTGGTTCTCTTGCCTTTACAATAATTGTCACGGCCTTCGCTCTGCAG gaTGGAACTTCACATTACATGAAAGGAATGGTTCTGTTCCTCTGCTACACAGTCATTGCTGCATGCTTTTTTGTGCACAAAATTCCGCACA ATCAAATGGCCTCCACCTGCAGCTTAAAGGCTGAATCATCTGCTGGGGTATGGGCTTCTTAG
- the LOC119981650 gene encoding (S)-8-oxocitronellyl enol synthase CYC2-like, with protein sequence MAAKSGKAMAEATGSVAIIFGATGLVGVELAKRLMTSKSNWKVYGIARRPEINPLQSPKYQFISCDLLNATETKQKLSPLQDVTHIFWITWTGKHRFDSQECCQQNKEMMSNALDAVLPKVKTLKHVSIQTGMKHYVSLQGPWNAEEKEEVVYYNEERPRVGAGNFYYVLEDLIKERLSDEGNKVSWSVIRPGLLMGCSNRTLYNFIGSLCVYGAICKHLNLPFVFGGTRECWEEACIDGSDARLVAEQHIWAATNEEICSIHGQAFNAINGPSFTWKEIWPTLGKKFGVEVRPNEMFVKDFWYAKAMFDEGKVWEEIVVKQGLIVTKMEDLADWGFLDVLFRCPKKMLGSREKADRAGFNVTYKTSDSILYWIDTMRDEKLVP encoded by the coding sequence ATGGCAGCCAAGAGTGGAAAAGCAATGGCAGAAGCCACTGGTTCTGTTGCCATCATTTTTGGTGCTACAGGGCTTGTTGGGGTAGAGTTGGCTAAAAGGCTGATGACCTCAAAATCAAACTGGAAGGTTTACGGCATAGCTCGGAGACCTGAGATCAATCCCCTCCAGAGTCCTAAATACCAATTCATTTCTTGTGATTTGCTTAATGCTACGGAGACCAAGCAAAAGCTCTCTCCCTTGCAAGATGTGACTCACATTTTCTGGATCACCTGGACGGGGAAACATCGTTTCGATAGCCAGGAATGTTGTCAGCAGAACAAGGAAATGATGTCCAATGCCTTGGATGCTGTCCTCCCTAAAGTCAAGACATTGAAGCATGTCTCAATCCAGACAGGAATGAAGCACTATGTGTCATTACAAGGTCCTTGGAatgcagaagaaaaagaagaagttgttTACTACAATGAGGAGCGGCCGAGGGTTGGAGCTGGCAACTTCTACTATGTGCTGGAGGATTTGATCAAGGAGAGGCTTTCAGATGAAGGTAATAAGGTTTCTTGGTCTGTTATAAGGCCTGGTTTGTTGATGGGTTGTTCTAATAGGACTTTGTATAACTTCATAGGAAGTTTGTGTGTTTATGGAGCTATATGTAAGCATTTGAATCTCCCTTTTGTGTTTGGAGGGACAAGGGAGTGTTGGGAAGAGGCTTGTATCGATGGGTCTGATGCTCGGCTAGTCGCGGAACAGCACATTTGGGCAGCTACCAATGAAGAGATATGTTCCATACATGGCCAAGCTTTCAATGCAATTAATGGCCCGAGTTTCACATGGAAGGAGATCTGGCCAACTCTTGGGAAGAAATTCGGAGTCGAAGTGCGGCCTAATGAAATGTTTGTGAAGGATTTTTGGTATGCAAAAGCCATGTTTGACGAAGGAAAGGTGTGGGAAGAGATTGTAGTGAAACAAGGACTAATTGTGACAAAAATGGAAGATTTGGCCGACTGGGGATTTCTGGATGTCCTGTTCCGGTGCCCGAAGAAAATGCTCGGGAGCCGAGAAAAGGCTGACAGGGCTGGGTTTAATGTGACATATAAGACATCAGATTCAATCCTATATTGGATTGATACCATGAGAGATGAGAAACTAGTTCCTTAG
- the LOC120014285 gene encoding SMR domain-containing protein At5g58720 isoform X2, protein MKHTKRKKKRPSSRNAKPVGTDAARDKQEEGNGQQGRKELGKLVEAFGSVSVGEVVNRGKAVEGHVNAAAEIWGNFLDSSDDPSTSSVSGSSTSGFDSAFWSGSGSGSWTGSSEGFMESGCLLDVVSNGKGGRKQKRVAATGTVSTVLGKDYVGASPRRRWKEVGNDNASQGKEEAAQFLYSMLDNDCQLSMAVVRDVLCQCGYNVEKALDVLLDLSAPACERSSGSKSTNDTLNLNYKENTRSFIKRSDNLTARTSGCTSHSSESEFQDGFRNYWKVLTSTEAPPPSSLRSDVSDLPQSILESLFNISKSKSAEHAPSTMNWRNVVKKVQSLGPEMFVCPSSVAVSQQETYARSGKMFGRCWVSHNTVDKELFVWASIGKDKHQKNFFQLIPMSVMWLIWKERNNKIFENKDSSLDFFIVNWFDCLKFWSLSFPRNVFDLINCSSLL, encoded by the exons ATGAAACAtacgaagagaaagaagaagcgCCCCTCCTCTCGTAACGCCAAGCCTGTCGGTACGGACGCGGCTCGTGACAAACAAGAAGAGGGAAACGGACAACAAGGGAGGAAAGAGCTTGGAAAGTTGGTTGAGGCATTCGGTTCTGTATCTGTTGGAGAGGTTGTCAATCGTGGTAAAGCTGTAGAAGGTCATGTTAACGCTGCAGCTGAAATATGGGGTAATTTTTTGGACAGTTCAGACGATCCGTCCACGAGTTCGGTCTCGGGCTCTTCTACCTCAGGGTTTGACTCAGCCTTCTGGTCGGGGTCGGGGTCGGGGTCGTGGACAGGCTCCAGCGAGGGTTTTATGGAGTCTGGTTGCTTGCTGGATGTGGTGAGTAATGGGAAGGGCGGTAGGAAACAGAAGAGAGTCGCGGCAACAGGAACAGTGTCAACAGTTTTGGGGAAGGATTATGTTGGAGCGAGCCCAAGACGGAGGTGGAAGGAGGTTGGGAATGATAATGCGAGTCAGGGGAAAGAGGAAGCTGCGCAATTTTTGTACTCGATGCTCGACAATGACTGCCAACTCAGCATGGCTGTTGTTAGAGATGTGTTGT GTCAATGTGGATATAATGTTGAAAAG GCATTAGATGTATTGCTTGATTTATCTGCTCCCGCTTGTGAGCGGTCTAGTGGTAGTAAATCCACCAACGATACTCTGAATCTGAACTATAAAGAAAATACCAGGTCCTTCATTAAGCGCAGTGATAAT TTGACAGCTAGGACATCTGGTTGCACTTCCCATTCATCTGAAAGTGAATTTCAGGATGGTTTCAG gAATTATTGGAAGGTCCTTACTAGCACCGAAGCTCCACCTCCATCTAGCCTGAGAAGTGATGTGTCGGACCTCCCTCAAAGCATATTGGAATCTTTGTTTAACATCTCTAAGTCTAAGAGTGCTGAACATGCACCGAGCACCATGAATTGGAGGAATGTAGTGAAGAAAGTGCAATCACTGGGACCTGAGATGTTTGTTTGTCCATCTAGTGTTGCAGTATCTCAGCAGGAAACATATG CAAGGTCTGGGAAAATGTTTGGAAGATGTTGGGTCTCACACAATACTGTAGACAAAGAGCTGTTCGTGTGGGCTTCTATTGGCAAGGACAAGCACCAAAAGAATTTCTTTCAGCTCATTCCTATGTCAGTAATGTGGCtgatttggaaagaaaggaaCAACAAAATTTTCGAAAACAAGGATTCCTCCCTAGACTTTTTTATTGTTAACTGGTTTGATTGCCTTAAGTTCTGGAGTCTGTCTTTCCCTAGAAATGTTTTTGATCTTATTAATTGCTCGTCCTTGTTGTAG
- the LOC120014038 gene encoding nudC domain-containing protein 2-like — protein sequence MAEKLAPEKRHNFVHNGLKVFEWDQTIEEVNIYINLPPDVPTKLFFCKIQSKHVEVSIKGNPPYLNHDLTCPVKTDSSFWTIEDDTMHITLQKRDKGQTWPSPILGQGQLDPYSTDLEQKRLMLQRFQEENPGFDFSQAQFSGSCPDPRTFMGGI from the exons ATGGCGGAGAAATTGGCTCCGGAAAAGCGCCACAACTTTGTCCACAACG GTCTGAAAGTGTTTGAGTGGGATCAGACTATTGAGGAGGTAAATATTTACATTAATTTACCTCCCGATGTTCCCACGAAGCTGTTCTTCTGCAAGATTCAGTCCAAGCATGTCGAAGTCAGCATCAAAGGCAACCCCCCTTACCTCAAT CATGACCTCACGTGTCCGGTGAAGACTGATTCTTCTTTCTGGACTATAg AGGATGACACAATGCACATAACCTTGCAAAAGAGGGACAAGGGTCAGACATGGCCTTCCCCTATATTGGGTCAGGGTCAGCTTGATCCTTACTCAACTGATCTTGAGCAAAAGCGTCTTATGCTGCAGAGGTTCCAAGAAGAG AACCCTGGTTTTGATTTCTCTCAAGCTCAGTTTAGTGGGAGCTGTCCTGATCCTAGGACCTTTATGGGCGGGATCTGA
- the LOC120014285 gene encoding SMR domain-containing protein At5g58720 isoform X1 has protein sequence MKHTKRKKKRPSSRNAKPVGTDAARDKQEEGNGQQGRKELGKLVEAFGSVSVGEVVNRGKAVEGHVNAAAEIWGNFLDSSDDPSTSSVSGSSTSGFDSAFWSGSGSGSWTGSSEGFMESGCLLDVVSNGKGGRKQKRVAATGTVSTVLGKDYVGASPRRRWKEVGNDNASQGKEEAAQFLYSMLDNDCQLSMAVVRDVLCQCGYNVEKALDVLLDLSAPACERSSGSKSTNDTLNLNYKENTRSFIKRSDNLTARTSGCTSHSSESEFQDGFRNYWKVLTSTEAPPPSSLRSDVSDLPQSILESLFNISKSKSAEHAPSTMNWRNVVKKVQSLGPEMFVCPSSVAVSQQETYAKGDEYQVLRKDAKQHWDSMRSCYQKAATAYSDGQRGYAAYLSDQGKLQTKLARKADERASQDIFEARNKGIENVITIDLHGQHVKQAMKLLKLHLVFGAYVPSVKALRVITGCGSHGLGKSKVKQSVVKLLENEGMKWSEENQGTVLVTVGGYREFSFLDSESDSE, from the exons ATGAAACAtacgaagagaaagaagaagcgCCCCTCCTCTCGTAACGCCAAGCCTGTCGGTACGGACGCGGCTCGTGACAAACAAGAAGAGGGAAACGGACAACAAGGGAGGAAAGAGCTTGGAAAGTTGGTTGAGGCATTCGGTTCTGTATCTGTTGGAGAGGTTGTCAATCGTGGTAAAGCTGTAGAAGGTCATGTTAACGCTGCAGCTGAAATATGGGGTAATTTTTTGGACAGTTCAGACGATCCGTCCACGAGTTCGGTCTCGGGCTCTTCTACCTCAGGGTTTGACTCAGCCTTCTGGTCGGGGTCGGGGTCGGGGTCGTGGACAGGCTCCAGCGAGGGTTTTATGGAGTCTGGTTGCTTGCTGGATGTGGTGAGTAATGGGAAGGGCGGTAGGAAACAGAAGAGAGTCGCGGCAACAGGAACAGTGTCAACAGTTTTGGGGAAGGATTATGTTGGAGCGAGCCCAAGACGGAGGTGGAAGGAGGTTGGGAATGATAATGCGAGTCAGGGGAAAGAGGAAGCTGCGCAATTTTTGTACTCGATGCTCGACAATGACTGCCAACTCAGCATGGCTGTTGTTAGAGATGTGTTGT GTCAATGTGGATATAATGTTGAAAAG GCATTAGATGTATTGCTTGATTTATCTGCTCCCGCTTGTGAGCGGTCTAGTGGTAGTAAATCCACCAACGATACTCTGAATCTGAACTATAAAGAAAATACCAGGTCCTTCATTAAGCGCAGTGATAAT TTGACAGCTAGGACATCTGGTTGCACTTCCCATTCATCTGAAAGTGAATTTCAGGATGGTTTCAG gAATTATTGGAAGGTCCTTACTAGCACCGAAGCTCCACCTCCATCTAGCCTGAGAAGTGATGTGTCGGACCTCCCTCAAAGCATATTGGAATCTTTGTTTAACATCTCTAAGTCTAAGAGTGCTGAACATGCACCGAGCACCATGAATTGGAGGAATGTAGTGAAGAAAGTGCAATCACTGGGACCTGAGATGTTTGTTTGTCCATCTAGTGTTGCAGTATCTCAGCAGGAAACATATG CTAAAGGAGATGAGTATCAGGTGCTACGAAAGGATGCAAAGCAACATTGGGATTCAATGAGATCCTGTTATCAAAAA GCGGCGACAGCATATTCAGATGGACAAAGGGGATATGCGGCTTACCTCTCTGACCAG GGCAAGTTACAGACTAAATTGGCTCGGAAGGCAGATGAAAGAGCGAGCCAAGATATATTTGAAGCTAG AAATAAGGGCATAGAAAATGTGATAACAATTGATTTGCATGGGCAACATGTCAAGCAAGCAATGAAACTTTTGAAACTTCACCTCGTGTTTGGAGCATATGTGCCCT CGGTAAAAGCTCTCAGGGTCATCACAGGATGTGGATCTCATGGCTTGGGCAAGTCAAAAGTCAAACAATCG GTCGTTAAGCTTCTGGAAAATGAAGGTATGAAATGGAGTGAAGAGAATCAAGGAACTGTTCTAGTTACTGTAGGTGGATACAGAGAATTTAGTTTTCTGGATTCAGAGAGCGACTCTGAATGA